One genomic segment of Sphingorhabdus sp. M41 includes these proteins:
- a CDS encoding ribonuclease HII, which yields MIAGVDEVGRGPLAGPVVAAAVILPDGHAIIGLDDSKKLTATKRARFEVEIMECARFSIAQCSEAEIDEINILQATMLAMTRAVEGLDAVPDHILVDGNRLPKWTYSAEAVIGGDALHPCISAASILAKEFRDRLMIAAAEQYPQYGWERNKGYGTAEHLAALRQYGPTPLHRRSFAPVSQMELL from the coding sequence GTGATCGCTGGCGTCGACGAGGTGGGCAGGGGACCGCTCGCTGGTCCGGTCGTGGCCGCTGCGGTGATCTTGCCGGACGGTCATGCCATTATCGGACTTGACGACAGCAAGAAACTGACGGCAACAAAACGCGCGCGGTTCGAAGTGGAAATCATGGAATGTGCGCGCTTTTCGATAGCGCAATGTTCCGAGGCCGAGATTGACGAGATCAACATATTGCAGGCGACCATGCTGGCGATGACGCGCGCGGTGGAAGGGCTGGATGCCGTACCCGATCATATACTGGTCGATGGCAACCGCTTGCCGAAATGGACCTATTCAGCCGAAGCGGTGATTGGCGGGGACGCGCTCCATCCCTGTATTTCCGCCGCGTCCATACTCGCCAAGGAGTTTCGCGACCGGCTGATGATCGCGGCGGCCGAACAATATCCGCAATATGGCTGGGAACGGAACAAGGGCTATGGCACGGCCGAACATCTGGCGGCGCTCAGGCAATATGGACCGACGCCGCTGCACCGCAGGAGCTTCGCGCCGGTCTCCCAGATGGAATTGCTCTAG
- a CDS encoding S41 family peptidase — MMKFSLGSIALIVMTSMFFGEAAIAQIDAHRVKADVETWRDWMGSTHPDLSHSADIQRVDAAFEALEQKLDGEYDVRSAWRALATINPLLNDAHSGIRLPDTAYEAALEQGSVAFTLSVNVSEGRLYVDRSIQSSSPINPNEEILAINGQSAASLISELEPRMRGESKGLRERVLSLRFPVALWAVQGDRQSHNVTLRRKNGPQTIKIDPTRDIAVSGDQTYELNIRDNVAVMTVKSFEISREEKFAAFLADAFARIDAGNIDRLIIDVRKNGGGARQLSDRLMAYLTTSRYTPISAVKARIVAENQALIPGSQIGQVIEMPFAQWVEPTAELAHRFLGKSVILIGPASYSQTIAFAVTVQDFKIAQIAGTPTEGPANQTGQVQRFTLPESALVVQAPLYIFTRPSGEIGRAPLIPDRLIPGQGEAQLKILITEMSE, encoded by the coding sequence ATGATGAAGTTCAGTTTAGGGTCAATTGCCTTGATCGTGATGACATCGATGTTTTTTGGCGAGGCGGCGATTGCCCAGATTGATGCGCATCGCGTGAAGGCTGATGTTGAAACATGGCGCGATTGGATGGGCTCAACCCATCCAGACCTTTCCCACTCGGCGGATATTCAGCGGGTCGACGCCGCATTTGAGGCTCTAGAGCAGAAGCTAGATGGTGAGTATGACGTTCGCTCGGCCTGGCGCGCGCTCGCAACGATCAATCCCTTGCTGAATGATGCACATAGTGGAATACGTTTGCCGGACACGGCTTATGAAGCAGCGCTTGAACAGGGCTCCGTCGCATTCACTCTTTCGGTCAACGTGTCCGAAGGACGGCTTTACGTTGACCGTTCTATTCAATCATCCAGCCCGATAAACCCCAACGAAGAAATTCTTGCGATCAATGGTCAGTCTGCCGCCTCGCTGATTTCCGAGTTGGAGCCACGTATGCGCGGCGAGAGCAAGGGGCTTCGCGAGCGAGTGTTGTCCTTGCGATTTCCGGTGGCTCTGTGGGCAGTGCAGGGCGACCGACAATCTCACAACGTAACACTTAGGCGCAAAAACGGCCCGCAAACGATTAAGATTGATCCCACGCGTGACATCGCGGTGTCCGGCGACCAGACCTATGAACTGAATATTCGCGACAATGTTGCCGTCATGACCGTGAAAAGCTTTGAGATATCTAGAGAAGAGAAATTTGCAGCATTTCTTGCAGATGCGTTTGCCCGCATCGATGCGGGCAATATCGATCGATTGATTATCGATGTGCGGAAAAACGGAGGCGGCGCTCGTCAGCTTTCTGATCGCTTGATGGCTTATCTTACGACTTCCCGCTACACCCCAATATCTGCCGTCAAAGCACGCATTGTTGCGGAGAACCAAGCACTCATTCCGGGATCACAGATCGGGCAGGTCATTGAGATGCCATTTGCTCAATGGGTCGAACCAACGGCCGAACTAGCTCATCGATTTTTGGGGAAGTCGGTCATTCTGATCGGACCGGCAAGCTATTCTCAAACCATCGCCTTTGCGGTAACGGTTCAGGATTTCAAAATCGCCCAAATCGCTGGCACCCCGACCGAGGGTCCTGCCAACCAAACCGGACAGGTGCAGCGTTTCACCCTTCCGGAATCCGCCCTTGTTGTTCAGGCACCGCTCTACATATTCACCCGTCCGTCGGGCGAAATTGGTAGAGCGCCCTTGATTCCGGATCGCCTCATTCCCGGACAAGGAGAAGCGCAGTTGAAGATACTGATCACCGAGATGAGCGAATGA
- a CDS encoding acyl-CoA desaturase yields the protein MADNFRDKYQHEYGIAQQSDEPRPHPGVIVGGEAGREKRKEYAIVFGSKIFGSIAAVWWMFTYDTGWVEWSAFIAGYIILMLGIVLGFHRYYSHKSFDTSVPMQYILGAMAQMSIQSSVLRWAADHRRHHAHSDEVGDVHSPWLDGRGKPTSKLKGMFHSHFGWFMDDCVTDMSIYGKGLADNDIVLWLHKTRWFWLVFSLIIFPGVWGLVFGGWDHVIGTILIGGYFRTFVVLQITLGISSYAHVVGSQRHTKGVGTAKNSFLFSLLTFGEGWHNNHHKHPRASFQGMAWWEIDIAGYVLLLLEKMGLVWNVTRQPKYIKSESGEWVLAERKIAPKRAEVEA from the coding sequence ATGGCAGATAATTTTCGCGACAAATATCAGCATGAATATGGCATCGCCCAGCAAAGCGATGAGCCCCGTCCGCATCCCGGCGTCATTGTCGGCGGCGAGGCCGGACGCGAGAAACGCAAGGAATATGCGATTGTTTTCGGGTCCAAGATATTTGGCTCGATTGCGGCTGTCTGGTGGATGTTCACCTACGATACCGGCTGGGTAGAATGGTCCGCCTTCATCGCCGGATATATCATTTTGATGCTCGGCATCGTGCTCGGTTTCCACCGCTATTATTCGCACAAGTCCTTCGATACATCCGTGCCGATGCAATATATTCTCGGCGCAATGGCGCAAATGTCGATCCAGTCTTCGGTATTGCGCTGGGCTGCCGATCACCGGCGGCATCATGCCCATAGCGACGAAGTCGGCGATGTGCACAGTCCCTGGCTCGACGGCAGGGGCAAGCCAACGAGCAAATTGAAAGGCATGTTCCACTCGCATTTCGGCTGGTTCATGGACGATTGCGTCACCGACATGAGCATCTACGGCAAGGGACTTGCCGACAATGATATCGTCCTGTGGTTGCACAAGACCCGCTGGTTCTGGCTGGTCTTTTCGCTGATAATCTTTCCCGGTGTCTGGGGTCTCGTCTTTGGCGGCTGGGACCATGTGATCGGCACGATCCTGATCGGCGGCTATTTCCGGACCTTCGTGGTGCTGCAGATCACACTGGGCATTTCCAGCTACGCCCATGTCGTCGGCTCACAGCGCCACACTAAGGGCGTCGGCACCGCCAAGAACAGCTTTCTCTTCTCGCTACTGACCTTCGGCGAAGGCTGGCACAACAACCACCACAAACATCCGCGTGCCAGCTTTCAGGGCATGGCCTGGTGGGAAATCGATATCGCTGGCTATGTCCTGCTGCTGCTCGAGAAAATGGGGCTGGTGTGGAATGTCACCCGGCAACCCAAATATATCAAGAGCGAGAGCGGCGAATGGGTTCTGGCCGAGCGCAAGATCGCGCCAAAGCGCGCGGAAGTCGAAGCCTAG
- the asd gene encoding archaetidylserine decarboxylase (Phosphatidylserine decarboxylase is synthesized as a single chain precursor. Generation of the pyruvoyl active site from a Ser is coupled to cleavage of a Gly-Ser bond between the larger (beta) and smaller (alpha chains). It is an integral membrane protein.), protein MAGRIAEAERGTLTTRLIRWFVGKYAVDMTEARNPDIASYNSFNAFFTRPLKAGARPITQADFACPVDGAISQLGAIDDHHILQAKGHSFTTTELLGGDTALAAEFQNGSFANVYLSPRDYHRIHMPCDGRLVSMTYVPGALFSVNPTTARGVPNLFARNERVICVFESPDHGTFAMVLVGATIVGSMATVWHGVVKPKPANKIMQWTYTDKNIALEKGEEMGRFLLGSTVVMLFRPDTIALSADWAPERSVRLGETMGQRPGI, encoded by the coding sequence TTGGCCGGTCGCATTGCCGAGGCGGAACGGGGCACCCTGACGACCCGGCTAATACGCTGGTTTGTCGGCAAATATGCGGTCGATATGACCGAGGCGCGAAATCCGGACATCGCCAGCTATAACAGCTTCAACGCCTTCTTCACCCGTCCGCTAAAGGCCGGCGCGCGACCGATCACGCAAGCGGATTTTGCCTGCCCGGTGGATGGCGCGATCAGCCAGCTTGGTGCTATTGATGACCACCACATCCTGCAGGCAAAGGGCCATTCGTTTACCACGACCGAGTTGCTGGGCGGCGATACAGCGCTGGCAGCAGAATTTCAGAACGGCAGCTTTGCCAATGTCTATCTGTCCCCCAGGGATTATCATCGCATCCATATGCCTTGTGACGGCAGGCTTGTAAGCATGACCTACGTGCCAGGCGCACTGTTTTCCGTAAATCCCACTACTGCGCGCGGCGTGCCCAACCTATTTGCGCGAAACGAACGGGTGATATGCGTGTTTGAATCGCCAGACCATGGCACATTCGCGATGGTCCTGGTCGGTGCTACCATCGTCGGCAGCATGGCAACGGTCTGGCACGGCGTCGTCAAGCCAAAGCCCGCCAACAAGATTATGCAGTGGACCTATACCGACAAGAATATCGCGCTCGAAAAGGGCGAGGAAATGGGCCGGTTCCTGCTCGGCTCTACGGTCGTCATGCTGTTCCGGCCGGACACCATCGCTTTATCAGCTGACTGGGCACCGGAGCGATCGGTGCGTCTCGGCGAAACAATGGGTCAGCGGCCCGGTATTTGA
- the folP gene encoding dihydropteroate synthase, with the protein MEDLEACGADARLYLKPVGFVDSPQWHEGKNQRLNNGLIWFSQIEYLVIESGRPNRRGLVNITQWPEWSAALPEPLAQRAATLFANLTRQHEALTCGERIIRFDQPHVMGILNITPDSFSDGGKHVDDPDKAAEAGLAMAAVGASILDIGGESTRPGANTVWEGDEIKRVVPVVERLAHCGAVLSIDTRKAAVMEAAIAAGAHLINDVSALLHDKRSLEVAGISGRPVVLMHAPSSGKNPHESDGYGNIVTDTLDWLEQRIADVVAAGFEREKIIIDPGLGFGKSLTDNLALMNNIAMFHALGQPLLIGASRKRMIGALSKEAPVDKRLGGSIAFAHHAVQQGSQIVRVHDVPETVQALQIWRGMRDAGVTATV; encoded by the coding sequence ATGGAAGACTTGGAAGCATGTGGAGCGGATGCCAGACTCTATCTGAAGCCTGTTGGATTTGTCGATAGCCCGCAATGGCATGAAGGCAAAAACCAGCGGTTAAACAATGGTTTAATATGGTTTTCTCAGATAGAATATCTGGTAATAGAGAGCGGCAGACCAAACCGGAGGGGGCTGGTCAACATCACCCAGTGGCCGGAATGGTCGGCAGCCCTGCCGGAGCCGCTGGCCCAGCGGGCCGCTACCCTATTTGCCAATCTGACACGGCAGCACGAGGCCCTGACATGCGGCGAGCGGATCATCCGCTTCGACCAGCCTCATGTCATGGGCATACTCAATATTACGCCCGACAGTTTTTCGGACGGCGGCAAGCATGTGGATGACCCTGACAAGGCGGCCGAAGCGGGACTGGCGATGGCTGCAGTCGGCGCGTCGATCCTCGATATCGGGGGAGAGAGCACCCGGCCCGGCGCAAATACGGTATGGGAAGGCGACGAGATCAAGCGGGTGGTGCCGGTAGTCGAACGGCTGGCCCATTGCGGTGCCGTGCTGTCGATCGACACCCGCAAGGCAGCGGTGATGGAGGCAGCCATCGCCGCGGGCGCGCACCTGATCAATGATGTCTCGGCCCTGTTGCATGACAAGCGGTCGCTTGAGGTGGCCGGCATTTCCGGTCGACCGGTGGTGCTTATGCACGCACCCTCAAGCGGGAAAAATCCGCATGAAAGTGACGGTTATGGCAATATCGTAACCGATACGCTCGACTGGCTGGAACAGCGGATCGCCGATGTGGTCGCAGCGGGCTTCGAACGCGAGAAGATCATTATCGATCCCGGCCTCGGCTTCGGCAAGTCGCTGACCGACAATCTCGCCCTGATGAACAATATCGCGATGTTCCACGCGCTCGGCCAGCCGCTATTGATCGGTGCCAGTCGCAAGCGGATGATCGGGGCTTTGTCGAAAGAAGCTCCCGTGGACAAGCGTCTTGGCGGTTCAATCGCCTTCGCGCATCACGCGGTCCAGCAGGGGTCGCAAATTGTCCGCGTGCATGATGTACCGGAAACGGTGCAGGCACTTCAGATCTGGCGCGGGATGCGCGATGCCGGGGTTACCGCAACCGTTTAG
- a CDS encoding site-specific DNA-methyltransferase, with translation MGIIERIHAPKTRTAQSAGTGTAKKAVDLPLGQILKMDCITAMASLPDASVDMVFADPPYNLQLGGDLFRPEGGQVDAVDDAWDHFDSFAAYDAFTKAWLAEARRILKPDGSLWVIGSYHNIFRVGASLQDLGYWILNDIIWRKANPMPNFKGTRFTNAHETLIWASKSEKSKYTFNYRAMKNLNDELQMRSDWVMPICGGQERLKRNGTKAHPTQKPEALLYRIMLATTNPGDVVLDPFFGTGTTGAVAKRLGREWIGCEKEDSYCEVAEQRIAEALPLDESSLKTMQSPKSKPRVAFGTLVETGYLKPGDELCSKNRKFKVKVRADGSVIWDGQEGSIHKIGATVQDAPSCNGWTYWYYKDGKDLKPIDNLRQTYLLATEP, from the coding sequence ATGGGGATTATCGAGCGCATTCACGCGCCCAAGACACGCACTGCGCAAAGCGCTGGAACAGGTACAGCTAAGAAGGCTGTCGATCTGCCACTGGGCCAGATTTTGAAGATGGACTGTATCACGGCGATGGCATCGCTTCCCGATGCATCGGTCGATATGGTCTTTGCCGATCCGCCTTATAATCTGCAGCTTGGGGGTGACTTGTTCCGTCCGGAAGGCGGGCAGGTGGATGCCGTGGACGACGCCTGGGACCATTTTGACAGTTTCGCCGCTTATGATGCCTTTACCAAGGCCTGGCTGGCCGAAGCGCGCCGTATTCTCAAGCCCGACGGGTCTCTGTGGGTAATCGGCAGCTATCACAATATCTTCCGGGTTGGCGCTTCGCTGCAGGATCTCGGTTACTGGATCCTCAACGACATCATCTGGCGCAAGGCCAATCCGATGCCGAATTTCAAGGGAACCCGCTTCACCAATGCGCACGAGACATTGATCTGGGCCTCGAAATCGGAAAAGTCGAAATATACGTTCAACTATCGCGCGATGAAAAATCTCAATGATGAATTGCAGATGCGCAGCGACTGGGTGATGCCGATCTGCGGTGGTCAGGAACGGCTGAAACGCAACGGCACAAAGGCGCATCCGACCCAGAAGCCGGAAGCCTTGCTCTACCGGATCATGCTGGCGACGACCAATCCGGGTGATGTCGTGCTCGATCCTTTCTTCGGCACCGGCACTACCGGCGCGGTTGCGAAGCGACTGGGCCGCGAATGGATCGGTTGCGAGAAAGAGGACAGCTATTGCGAAGTGGCAGAACAGCGTATCGCCGAAGCTTTGCCGCTTGATGAAAGCTCGCTGAAGACGATGCAGTCGCCCAAGTCGAAACCGCGGGTTGCCTTCGGAACGCTGGTGGAAACCGGCTATCTGAAACCCGGTGACGAACTGTGCAGCAAGAACCGCAAGTTCAAGGTCAAGGTACGGGCCGATGGTTCAGTGATCTGGGATGGCCAGGAAGGCTCGATCCACAAGATCGGCGCGACCGTGCAGGATGCACCGAGCTGCAACGGCTGGACCTACTGGTATTACAAGGACGGCAAGGATCTGAAGCCGATTGACAATTTGCGGCAGACCTATTTGCTGGCCACCGAACCCTGA
- a CDS encoding amidohydrolase produces the protein MTGWLTKHGLALCAGAASVFLAPGIAQADSLIENVNGMTLDSEGKVIRFAAMLIDDEGRVKQLLDRRDKRPREVDFQFDGKGRTLIPGFFDAHGHVMGLGFGALTLDLSDTRTLAEALAKITQYAADNPGRPWIIGNGWNQEVWGLDRFPTAAELDAAVPDRPVYLSRVDGHAAWVNGAAMTAAGVSGASTSASGGTIVKIGGKPSGIFVDAAMDLFSDTIPAPRPVERDLALGKAQDILLANGVTSIADMGTTMQDWQSFRRAGDKGRLKIRIISYAAGIDNMVAIAGPTPSPWLYDDHLRLTGVKLYIDGALGSRGALLKQPYADKPGESGLAMLTSAQLKNKMSRAAMDGFQTAVHAIGDKANDEILSAIEELQLTYKGDRRWRVEHAQIVDPADISRFAASGTIASMQPVHQTSDRTMAEARLGPERLTGAYAWKSLLDSGAKMAFGTDVPVESSNPFSGLAAAMTREDAAGQPFGGWIPAERLNREQAWGAYTYGAAYAAFAEDRLGSLEPGKRADFLIIDQDILLSTPAQIRGMQVLQTWIAGRQVFVRN, from the coding sequence ATGACCGGTTGGCTGACAAAACATGGTTTGGCATTATGCGCGGGCGCCGCGAGTGTGTTCCTTGCACCCGGTATTGCCCAGGCCGATAGTCTGATTGAGAATGTCAACGGCATGACTCTCGACAGTGAGGGAAAGGTCATTCGCTTTGCAGCGATGCTTATCGATGATGAGGGCAGAGTGAAGCAGCTGCTGGACCGGCGGGACAAGCGGCCACGCGAGGTGGACTTTCAGTTTGACGGAAAGGGCAGAACGCTGATCCCGGGGTTTTTCGATGCCCACGGTCATGTCATGGGCTTGGGCTTTGGTGCGTTGACGCTGGATTTGTCGGACACCAGAACGCTGGCTGAAGCGCTCGCCAAAATCACCCAATATGCTGCGGATAATCCGGGCAGGCCGTGGATCATCGGCAATGGCTGGAATCAGGAAGTCTGGGGTCTTGACCGCTTTCCCACCGCTGCAGAACTCGATGCGGCAGTCCCGGACCGGCCTGTATATCTGTCCAGAGTCGACGGCCATGCGGCCTGGGTCAATGGCGCAGCGATGACGGCGGCGGGTGTTTCCGGCGCATCGACATCGGCCAGCGGGGGAACCATCGTCAAGATTGGCGGCAAACCCTCTGGTATTTTTGTCGATGCCGCGATGGATCTGTTCAGCGATACGATTCCCGCGCCGAGACCGGTGGAGCGGGATCTCGCGCTCGGCAAAGCGCAGGACATATTGCTGGCGAACGGGGTTACATCTATCGCCGATATGGGCACCACGATGCAGGATTGGCAAAGCTTCCGCCGGGCAGGGGACAAGGGTCGCCTGAAAATCCGGATTATTTCCTATGCCGCCGGCATAGACAATATGGTCGCTATTGCCGGGCCGACACCATCCCCTTGGCTCTATGATGATCATCTGCGGCTGACCGGGGTAAAGCTCTATATCGATGGTGCGCTGGGCTCGCGGGGCGCGCTGCTGAAACAACCCTATGCGGACAAGCCTGGTGAAAGCGGACTTGCCATGCTCACATCGGCGCAACTGAAAAACAAGATGAGCCGGGCGGCAATGGACGGGTTCCAAACGGCGGTCCATGCCATTGGTGACAAGGCCAATGATGAAATTCTATCGGCAATCGAGGAACTTCAACTGACCTATAAAGGTGATCGTCGATGGCGGGTTGAGCATGCGCAGATAGTTGATCCTGCCGACATAAGTCGCTTTGCTGCATCCGGAACGATCGCATCAATGCAACCGGTACACCAGACGTCGGACCGGACGATGGCCGAGGCGAGGCTGGGGCCCGAGCGACTTACAGGCGCCTATGCCTGGAAGTCGTTGCTCGACTCGGGTGCGAAAATGGCGTTCGGGACCGATGTCCCGGTGGAATCGTCCAACCCGTTTTCGGGTCTTGCTGCTGCAATGACACGGGAAGATGCGGCTGGTCAGCCCTTTGGCGGATGGATTCCCGCAGAAAGATTAAATCGTGAGCAAGCCTGGGGCGCTTATACTTACGGGGCAGCCTATGCCGCATTTGCCGAAGACCGGCTGGGCAGTCTGGAGCCGGGGAAAAGGGCAGACTTCCTTATCATAGACCAGGACATATTGCTTTCGACACCAGCGCAAATTCGCGGCATGCAAGTTCTTCAAACCTGGATAGCAGGCCGGCAAGTATTTGTACGAAATTGA
- a CDS encoding NAD(P)-dependent oxidoreductase, whose translation MAKIAFIGIGVMGGPMAGHLAGAGHELTVYNRSSAKAAAWVAKHGGTTAENPAEAARGKQIVITCVGNDDDLASVTMGRDGAFSTMASGALFIDHTTVSARIARQLSVEAEGRGIHVVDAPVSGGQAGAENGTLSIMCGGSEEAFTAAELIMAAYAGRIVHVGRTGAGQTTKMCNQIAIAGVLEGLSEALRFAQASRLDLDKVYEAISGGAAQSWQMDNRWATMAKDDFDFGFAVDWMRKDLGLAIEEARTNGATIPVAALVDQFYAEVQAAGGGRNDTSSLVSRLPKRK comes from the coding sequence ATGGCGAAAATTGCATTTATCGGGATCGGCGTGATGGGCGGACCCATGGCCGGGCATCTGGCTGGCGCGGGGCATGAGCTTACCGTTTATAACAGAAGCAGCGCCAAGGCTGCAGCGTGGGTCGCCAAACATGGTGGTACCACGGCCGAAAACCCGGCCGAGGCTGCGCGCGGCAAGCAAATCGTGATCACTTGTGTCGGCAATGATGATGATCTCGCCTCCGTTACCATGGGACGCGACGGGGCCTTTTCTACCATGGCGTCTGGCGCTCTGTTCATAGACCATACGACAGTGTCCGCCCGGATTGCACGGCAGCTGTCGGTGGAAGCCGAAGGGCGCGGAATTCACGTCGTCGACGCGCCGGTTTCCGGTGGTCAGGCAGGAGCGGAAAACGGCACATTGTCGATCATGTGTGGCGGCAGTGAAGAAGCCTTTACCGCGGCCGAGCTGATCATGGCTGCATATGCCGGTCGCATCGTCCATGTCGGCCGTACCGGAGCCGGACAAACCACGAAAATGTGCAATCAGATCGCGATTGCAGGGGTACTCGAGGGCCTGTCTGAAGCGCTGCGCTTCGCCCAGGCCAGCCGACTGGATCTGGACAAGGTTTACGAAGCGATTTCTGGCGGCGCTGCGCAAAGCTGGCAGATGGACAATCGCTGGGCGACCATGGCCAAAGATGATTTTGATTTTGGCTTTGCGGTCGACTGGATGCGCAAGGATCTGGGACTGGCGATCGAGGAGGCCCGGACCAACGGGGCAACCATCCCGGTCGCGGCGCTGGTCGATCAATTTTATGCCGAAGTGCAGGCCGCAGGCGGCGGCCGCAATGACACGAGTTCATTGGTCTCGCGTCTCCCCAAAAGAAAATAA
- a CDS encoding threonine ammonia-lyase: protein MNDIQTSTHPSFDYDDVKAAHDRIKGRVVHTPTLKSITLSELSGAEVFLKFENLQFTAAYKERGALNALLLMDESKRKAGVIAASAGNHAQGLAYNAKNLGIPATIVMPSTTPMVKVEQTRGHGAEIVIFGSNYDEAYAHAMLLSEQRGLTYIHAFDDPHVAAGQGTVAIEMLEAIPDLDRLIIPIGGGGLFSGMATAADAIKPGIKMTGVQAALYPSMYAKLNGKTLTAGGDTLAEGIAVRNPSEFTAAIIKKYVDEIVLVSEAELEGAVSLLLQIEKTVVEGAGAAGLAALLANKEKFAGEKVGLVLCGGNIDTRLLANVLLRDLARSGRLARLRLHLRDQPGALYNVVKQFAEHEVNIIEVYHQRVFTNLPAKGLITDIECEAKDREQLEGLIADLNKAGYDVRQVELAD from the coding sequence ATGAATGATATCCAAACCAGCACCCATCCATCCTTCGATTATGATGATGTGAAAGCCGCCCACGACCGGATCAAGGGCCGGGTCGTCCATACGCCTACACTCAAGAGTATCACTTTGTCGGAACTGAGCGGGGCGGAAGTTTTTCTCAAATTTGAAAATTTGCAGTTCACCGCTGCCTATAAGGAACGTGGTGCGCTGAACGCTCTGTTGTTGATGGACGAAAGCAAGCGCAAGGCCGGCGTGATCGCCGCATCCGCTGGCAATCATGCCCAAGGGCTTGCCTATAACGCGAAAAATCTTGGAATCCCCGCCACTATCGTGATGCCCAGCACCACCCCGATGGTGAAGGTAGAACAGACTCGCGGCCACGGTGCCGAGATCGTCATTTTTGGCAGCAATTATGATGAAGCCTATGCCCATGCGATGCTGCTCTCAGAACAACGCGGGCTGACCTATATCCATGCCTTTGACGACCCGCATGTCGCAGCCGGCCAGGGCACGGTTGCGATCGAGATGCTCGAAGCCATCCCCGATCTGGACCGCCTGATCATACCGATCGGCGGCGGCGGATTATTCTCCGGCATGGCAACCGCAGCGGATGCGATCAAACCCGGCATCAAGATGACTGGCGTACAGGCCGCGCTTTACCCCAGCATGTACGCAAAATTGAATGGCAAGACCCTGACGGCCGGTGGCGATACGCTGGCTGAAGGCATAGCGGTGCGCAATCCTTCCGAATTTACCGCCGCGATCATCAAGAAATATGTCGACGAGATTGTACTGGTCAGCGAAGCGGAGCTGGAAGGCGCCGTGAGCCTGCTCTTGCAGATTGAAAAAACCGTGGTCGAGGGTGCTGGAGCCGCAGGCCTAGCGGCTCTGCTGGCCAATAAGGAAAAATTCGCCGGCGAGAAAGTCGGTCTGGTCCTGTGCGGCGGCAATATCGACACGCGCTTGCTGGCGAACGTATTGCTGCGCGATCTCGCCCGCTCGGGCCGCCTCGCCCGTCTCCGCCTGCATCTGCGCGACCAGCCCGGCGCGCTCTACAATGTCGTGAAGCAATTTGCCGAACATGAGGTGAATATCATCGAAGTCTATCACCAGCGGGTGTTCACCAACCTGCCGGCCAAGGGTCTGATCACCGATATCGAATGCGAAGCCAAGGACCGCGAGCAGCTGGAAGGCCTGATCGCCGATCTCAACAAGGCCGGCTATGATGTCCGGCAGGTCGAACTGGCCGATTGA
- a CDS encoding MarR family winged helix-turn-helix transcriptional regulator yields MIQHKKSKTGGIHRPVETYAPAFFAFLAIQLTDRITSEGARFSTAIGLEIPVNTMSTIMVLKEGPASVTEIASALNVSHVAVIKTIRILIDKGILERQNDPSDGRRKPLSLTSKGTQVAADVSTVIEKAQSVYRELFKEIGVDLHEALLKMNAALDRISFDKRLARA; encoded by the coding sequence ATGATTCAGCACAAAAAATCCAAAACTGGCGGCATTCACCGCCCGGTAGAGACCTATGCACCGGCCTTTTTTGCTTTTCTTGCTATTCAGCTTACCGATCGCATTACCAGCGAAGGGGCGCGCTTCTCAACCGCCATTGGCCTCGAAATTCCGGTAAATACCATGTCCACAATCATGGTTCTTAAGGAGGGGCCGGCTAGTGTGACCGAGATTGCCAGCGCCCTCAATGTGAGTCATGTCGCGGTGATTAAGACAATTCGCATATTGATTGATAAAGGCATATTGGAGCGCCAGAACGATCCCAGTGATGGCCGACGCAAACCACTCTCTCTAACCAGCAAGGGAACGCAGGTGGCTGCGGATGTCAGTACAGTAATCGAAAAGGCACAGTCTGTTTACCGCGAACTGTTTAAGGAGATCGGCGTCGATCTCCATGAAGCGCTTCTAAAAATGAACGCTGCGCTTGATCGGATCAGCTTTGACAAACGCCTCGCCAGAGCCTGA